From one Coffea eugenioides isolate CCC68of chromosome 11, Ceug_1.0, whole genome shotgun sequence genomic stretch:
- the LOC113754455 gene encoding putative U-box domain-containing protein 42, with product MQLKLPRCQSGKVMPGDGSEWLLLQEGGKVHIEVAESLLASISEIIEAVVCIGIEQDAFMHFGSYLYRASAVIMELKMDSNNPTNTIEILKSLSRRIDLAKDLTNKCQQLAQKFHSAGVSTIVEELEHVIQSMGEDLSLIPQSTKGERNYTEIATSSLSKEMKNAKFVVTGNQGSKHGELDRREQLALEDMSNKESIESEKDLYSIDIEDSMSTSNLSVNNSIGTTNSRNLTNCDSWSGVSLVRLPDMAQYLEPLYETFFCPLTNKIMDDPVTIESGVTYERKAISEWFSKFEIPEEISCPKSGQRLRSKTLNPNVALKGTIDEWKERNDAARMKVARAALSLASSENMILEALDDLHAMCQSNQYKSVQIRSIGIIPLLANFLDYKSRDVRCATIQLLNQLAKVDDDGKETVSKVVDISKLIKMLSSNNQPIRHTSATLLLELSKCQFFCIKIAKISGGILMLITTTYRQSTDEYTSVTAQEILKNLEKSPDNIKLMAENGYWGPLLNHLTEGSVEMKIEMACYLGENCPGPDSKVYITETASSALINMVRGGSSLSRSAAFKALRQITCYQPDHAILLEAGIVQIMVEEMFARTIHDEPVNSKNEAAAILANIFESGVELENLQVNVHGHTMASDYIIHNIILWIKNSTPEDFSINLIRILLCLLKFPKASATIVSVVKGTEASYNLTELINNPNEELGIVSIKLLMILASFMGHTLSDRLCKTKGQPESLIANPTEVGLITEKHAVSANFLAKLPHQNITLNLALLNKNAVPKIIESITWIQRTGTRASRYASTYLEGLVGTLVRFTTTLYDYRVLSLVRDYNFTSLFTELIMKTSSDEVQKLSAFGLKNLSEQSVILSKPPKIKKNRYRKAFMLIKFFSCSSFKDERIPLCPVHRGACSSQDTFCLIDANAIDRLLSCLDHDNVEVVQAAVLALCTLLDDKVDVDKSVKILSDMHAIKHVLNIVKEHKEEGLLQKSFWMIDRFLLKGGIETISDISEDRLFPTTLISAFHHGDDRTREMAEKILRHFNKMPTISANFTM from the exons ATGCAACTCAAGCTTCCACGCTGCCAGAGTGGGAAGGTCATGCCAGGAGATGGCTCAGAATGGCTGTTG CTTCAGGAGGGGGGAAAAGTGCACATTGAAGTGGCTGAATCATTGTTGGCTTCTATTTCAGAAATAATAGAAGCGGTGGTGTGCATAGGTATAGAACAGGATGCTTTCATGCATTTTGGATCCTATCTTTATCGGGCTTCTGCTGTCATAATGGAGTTAAAAATGGATAGCAATAATCCAACAAACACAATAGAGATACTGAAGTCTCTATCTAGAAGAATTGATTTGGCCAAAGACCTCACTAACAAATGCCAACAATTGGCACAAAAATTTCACAGTGCAGGCGTAAGTACTATTGTGGAAGAGCTAGAACATGTCATTCAAAGTATGGGGGAAGACCTTAGTTTGATACCACAATCaacaaaaggagaaagaaaCTATACAGAAATTGCTACTAGTTCTCTTtctaaagaaatgaaaaatgcTAAATTTGTAGTTACTGGAAATCAAGGTTCAAAGCATGGAGAGCTTGACAGACGAGAACAGCTGGCTTTGGAGGATATGTCGAATAAGGAGTCAATAGAAAGTGAAAAAGATCTGTATTCTATTGATATTGAAGATTCCATGAGTACATCCAATCTCTCTGTGAACAATAGCATTGGAACAACAAATAGCAGAAATCTCACAAACTGCGACAGCTGGAGTGGTGTATCTTTGGTACGCTTGCCAGACATGGCTCAGTACCTGGAGCCTCTGTATGAAACTTTCTTTTGCCCTCTGACAAACAAGATCATGGATGATCCAGTAACCATAGAAAGCGGAGTTACATATGAAAGGAAAGCTATAAGTGAGTGGTTTAGTAAGTTTGAGATCCCTGAGGAAATTTCCTGCCCAAAGTCGGGGCAGAGGCTGCGAAGCAAAACTTTGAACCCTAATGTTGCCTTGAAAGGAACCATAGATGAATGGAAGGAAAGAAATGACGCAGCAAGGATGAAGGTTGCTCGGGCAGCTTTGTCATTGGCAAGCAGTGAGAACATGATACTTGAAGCACTAGATGATCTGCATGCTATGTGCCAAAGCAATCAGTACAAGAGCGTGCAAATTCGGAGTATAGGGATCATTCCATTGCTTGCCAACTTTTTGGATTATAAAAGTAGAGATGTAAGATGTGCAACCATACAGCTATTGAATCAACTAGCCAAGGTTGATGATGATGGCAAG GAAACTGTTTCCAAGGTGGTTGATATTTCAAAGCTAATAAAGATGCTTTCAAGTAATAACCAGCCTATTAGGCATACATCCGCCACACTTTTGCTTGAGCTTTCCAAATGCCAGTTTTTCTGTATCAAAATTGCCAAGATTTCTGGAGGCATCCTGATGTTGATAACAACAACGTACAGGCAATCCACAGATGAATACACTTCAGTAACAGCTCAAGAAATCTTAAAGAATCTGGAAAAATCACCAGATAACATTAAACTCATGGCAGAAAACGGGTACTGGGGACCACTGTTAAACCATCTTACAGAAG GTAGTGTAGAGATGAAAATAGAGATGGCATGCTACCTTGGTGAAAATTGTCCTGGTCCAGACAGCAAAGTTTATATCACTGAGACGGCTTCTTCAGCTTTGATCAACATGGTACGCGGTGGCAGTTCTCTCAGCAGAAGTGCAGCCTTTAAAGCCTTGAGACAAATTACTTGCTACCAACCTGATCATGCAATACTTTTGGAGGCAGGGATTGTGCAAATCATGGTTGAAGAGATGTTTGCAAGAACAATTCATGATGAACCAGTAAACTCAAAGAATGAGGCTGCGGCAATACTTGCAAATATATTTGAGTCCGGAGTAGAGCTGGAGAATCTCCAAGTAAAtgtccatggccacacaatggCTTCAGATTACATTATCCATAACATCATCTTGTGGATAAAAAACTCGACTCCAGAAGATTTCAGCATCAATCTCATCAGGATCCTGTTATGCCTCTTGAAGTTCCCCAAAGCATCTGCTACCATTGTTTCTGTGGTCAAAGGAACGGAAGCTAGTTACAATCTGACTGAGCTTATAAACAACCCGAATGAAGAACTTGGGATTGTATCAATCAAACTGCTCATGATCCTCGCATCATTTATGGGGCACACTCTATCAGACAGACTATGCAAAACCAAGGGCCAACCAGAGAGCTTAATAGCAAATCCAACCGAAGTTGGTCTTATCACTGAGAAGCATGCGGTATCAGCAAATTTCCTAGCTAAGCTTCCCCATCAAAACATAACACTCAACCTAGCTTTGCTCAATAAAAACGCAGTCCCaaaaatcattgaaagcatcaCTTGGATACAAAGGACAGGCACAAGGGCAAGCAGATATGCAAGCACTTATCTTGAAGGCCTTGTGGGCACGCTTGTGAGATTTACAACTACATTGTATGATTATCGAGTACTATCTTTAGTGAGAGACTACAACTTCACATCACTCTTTACTGAACTGATCATGAAGACATCCAGCGATGAAGTTCAGAAGTTGTCAGCTTTTGGGCTCAAGAATCTGTCGGAGCAATCAGTCATTCTTTCAAAACCACCCAAGATCAAGAAAAACAGGTACAGGAAAGCTTTCATGTTGATCAAGTTTTTCTCATGCAGCTCATTTAAGGACGAAAGGATCCCGCTTTGCCCAGTTCATAGAggagcttgttcttcacaagACACCTTTTGCCTGATTGATGCTAATGCAATTGACAGACTCTTGTCCTGCTTAGACCATGACAATGTGGAGGTGGTTCAGGCTGCCGTTTTAGCACTATGTACACTGTTGGATGACAAGGTTGATGTGGACAAGAGTGTGAAAATCTTATCTGATATGCATGCCATCAAGCATGTCCTAAATATTGTGAAGGAGCACAAAGAAGAAGGCCTATTGCAAAAATCATTTTGGATGATAGATAGGTTCCTCTTGAAAGGTGGGATTGAAACAATTTCTGATATATCGGAGGACAGATTGTTTCCTACAACACTAATCAGTGCATTCCACCATGGGGATGACCGCACAAGGGAAATGGCTGAGAAAATCTTGAGGCATTTCAATAAAATGCCTACTATTTCCGCCAATTTTACCAtgtaa
- the LOC113754493 gene encoding uncharacterized protein LOC113754493, with the protein MSDLFPYCHLLTPNFVRKLTTRRSVIISFLFSKLIYSSVFAKEIIIFFLISKDHYLVLLKDALEIRSYLHDRALMQYADHMEASRKCLPELLNLSMGDLSTHFGMKRGHVVRFMDRTTPRAVDPLSASAYLTPRKRTSGPLRNNSIYKTRPSSINSRGSPSMTRSSVKPSVAYDISIEQSMADFKIKDGHVFKGIVASLPAEPRACGCVQPPPVVDNVAPLSAIENVSVQKLTPEYKVGMERLVKSKTPPMKASELWRDKPAILLCLRRPGCIMCRAEAHQLYSRKPIFDAIGVQLFAVIHEHIEPEVKDFWPRYWGGGVVYDRGMEFFKALGGGKLLKDKFISGFLLNPQAIANYKKAKATGLEHNFKGEGEIKGGLFIVGRGKTGIAYQFIERNFGDWAPLPEVLDICNQLQNQQNQSESVKLSQKD; encoded by the exons ATGTCAGACCTTTTTCCATACTGTCATCTACTAACACCCAATTTTGTCAGAAAACTCACCACTAGACGTTCTGttataatttcttttcttttttccaaattaATCTACTCTTCTGTTTTTGCTAaagaaataataatttttttcctCATATCTAAAGATCATTATCTTGTCCTACTGAAGGATGCACTTGAAATCAGATCGTACCTGCATGATCGTGCACTAATGCAATATGCTGATCACATGGAGGCCTCTAGGAAATGCCTTCCTGAGCTTCTAAACTTGAGCATGGGAGATCTTTCAACTCATTTTGGAATGAAAAGAGGTCACGTTGTTCGTTTTATGGACAGAACGACTCCACGGGCCGTAGATCCTTTGTCAGCATCAGCGTATCTCACACCAAGGAAACGTACCTCTGGGCCTCTCAGAAATAACAGTATTTACAAGACACGGCCTTCGTCCATCAACTCAAGAGGAAGTCCAAGCATGACAAGATCAAGTGTAAAACCCAGTGTAGCTTATGATATTTCTATTGAGCAGTCCATGGCAGATTTTAAGATCAAAGATGGACATGTTTTTAAAGGTATTGTAGCTTCACTGCCTGCTGAACCAAGAGCATGTGGATGTGTACAGCCTCCACCTGTTGTTGACAATGTTGCTCCACTATCAGCAATTGAGAATGTTTCAGTTCAGAAACTTACCCCAGAATATAAGGTTGGAATGGAGCGTCTGGTGAAAAGCAAGACACCTCCCATGAAGGCTTCAGAACTCTGGCGTGATAAACCAGCAATTCTCCTCTGCCTCCGGCGCCCAGG GTGCATCATGTGCAGAGCTGAAGCTCATCAACTTTATTCCAGAAAACCCATCTTTGATGCAATCGGGGTTCAGTTGTTTGCAGTTATTCACGAGCACATAGAACCAGAG GTAAAAGACTTCTGGCCCCGTTATTGGGGTGGTGGTGTGGTCTATGACAGAGGAATGGAATTCTTTAAAGCACTGGGCGGAGGAAAGCTTCTAAAAGATAAATTTATATCAGGGTTCCTCTTAAATCCTCAAGCTATTGCAAATTATAAGAAAGCCAAGGCTACAGGGTTGGAGCATAACTTCAAGGGGGAAGGTGAGATAAAAGGTGGCCTCTTCATAGTTGGCAGAGGAAAGACTGGCATTGCTTATCAGTTCATTGAGAGAAACTTCGGAGACTGGGCACCACTACCTGAAGTCCTTGATATCTGCAACCAATTGCAG AATCAGCAAAATCAATCGGAGTCTGTCAAATTATCACAAAAGGACTAA